The nucleotide window AGGGACGGTTAAAGACAGGATTCCGTAGTGGCTCCAAGTCATCCCGGATAGCAACTACTCCATAGACACTAGCCGGATAGGGCTCAGAGCAAGTTACTTTCAGTCCAAAGATCTGTATCATCTTCCCCGGATCACGATACCCAAGAGTTGATTTAGCTGCACATACAGAGATGGCAAAAAATAAGTTGCTAtgtacatactccctccgtcccaaaataaagTGTCGTTGATTTAGTACAACTTTGCACGAAATCTGCAACACTTATTTTGAAACATAGTAACAGATTATTTACCAGGCTAGCTAAGAATGAGAGGCATCAAGTACAGTAGCTTACTGCTGGAAGTAACATGGGTTTTGTATTCACGGTGGTGGCAGTGATCCCTCCTGATGCACAGGCCTGACGCCTCAGGGAACACTTTGAGAGGACAAGCGGGGAGAAGGGCATTCTCATCTCCACTCGCTAGAATCTCATTACACATCCTCTGGTATTCAATGTTCCCTTTGGTGTATGCCTCCATCCACGCTGCGTCCACTCGCCTTGCTTCTTTCCTGGGGAAGTTCTTCCCTGAAGAATCAAGCCAGTGCAGACTGTAGAATCAACCTCGGTAGTTATTTTGGGCAGAGCGTGAGTGAGCAGCGTGCTCTACCTGGGCAATTCGTTTCCTCGTCGTCCGTCACCAGTGCATGCTCGTCGTCCTCGCTTGTGTACTCGGGATCATCGATGTCGAACTCTTCCCAGCGGATGACAGGTGGCTCTGAAGCTGCACGCGCAGTTGCACAAAGAATTGATCAGCTGTTGCACAAAGATTAGTTGGAAAAATATAGAGACGCTAGGCGGTAATACTCACTGCCCAGCAGGTAGTCACGTATGCTAATGTCGAGAGGCTccccctcttcttcctcctcctcctcgcgtGTATCATGGGGACGCTGGGGCGTGGGACTGGGATCTGAGGGGAGTAGTATTAGATCGTACTACCTCCGAAAGCGAGTAGTATTGAATCATCTCAGCCGTCAATTAGCGGGGTAGTTTTGTCAAATTTTTTTCTTTCCTAATTTGTAAAAATTGCTAGCCGTGACCATCCTCGTGCGGCCTCGTACAGTTGCCATCGCCGGTCATCAACAATCGCATGTCCAACAATCGATCAGAGCTAGCTTCCGTGACCTCCAAGTGGGAGCTCGAAGTCTGCTTGTGCCTGCGTCACTTGTGTGCAGCGGCCGCGGCCGCCGGCTTGATCGCCGGAAAACAATCGGCTGATGCGTACGTACTTGTGTATCATAAAATGATCAATTAATGTATTGTACGTACATGGTAATTTCCTCAGCCAAAAAGACCGTCCGGCAAGGATCCATCGACTATCTACAATCGTCGCTCTGTTGCATCTCATGTCCGTCGGAAAGTATTCGGGCGAACCGGTCCTGCAGTCTCGTCAGAGCAAGAGAAAAAAACACACAGATTTCACAATACGTGTAGAGTTTTGGTATTGATTTTGTATAAGTCTTTTAGTTTTACCTCTTGAacaaaatatactactgattTTTTCTAGTAGTATTGATGGATCTAGTCCATTGAATCACTCGAAATGGACGGCTCATATTATTTCGAAGGATCAGCTGATAACCTCTTTGACGTGGTGGTGAGGTTATTAGCACACAAGGGCGTGTAGACCAATCCAATGACACACAACAGATAGCATATTAATACAATTCTAAACCATAACAAGCAGTTTTAAACATAGTATCACACTTAAACATAGCAGTTTGCAAGCAAAGCAGTATGTCATCATATATACGAAACCAGCTAGAGCAACGGAGAGCTGTCCTAGACGTTCACGGCGAAGGCATCGTCGTGCCTCTCGCACTTGGTCACCACTTCAATGCATTCGTCGTTCAAGACGATGACCTTGAGCGTGATTAGAGTCAGCAACTTGaaggttgataacccacaagtataggggatcacaataatTTTCAAGGGtagaatattcaacccaaatttatagattcgacacaaggggagtcagagaatatttgcaagtattaacAATTGAGTTGTAAATTCAGTCACACTTGGAGATTACTTATCTGCatcaaagtgatcagtagcacagtaatatgatagttttgatagtagtagcaataGCAATAGCAACGGTAGCAGTGATAGCAGCAATTTTGTAGCAAATACAACAGTAACGGTAGCAATgataacttagcaagaacaatataatagaaattcgtaggcattggataggtaatttgttggatgatattcatcatgtgacagtcataacctagggtgatacggcactagctccagttcataaatataatgtaggcatgtatttcataaatagtcatacgtgctttattaaaagaacttgcatggcatcttttgtcctacccctcgtggcagcggggttcaattggaaactaagggatattaatgccttcttttaatagagaaccggaacaaagcattagcacatggtgaatacatgaactcctcaaactacggtcatcatcgggagtggtcccgactattgtcacaccggggttgccggatcataacatgtagcatgtgactataacttgcaagatcggatctagaacatggatataatggcgataacataaacggttcatatctgaaatcatggcacccgagcccaaagtgacaagcattaagcatgacaaagtcatagcaatatcaatcttagaacatagtggatactaggaatcaagccctaacaaaactaagtAGATtaacatgatgaatctcatccaaatcctcatcgaccagcgagcctacaaaggaattactcactcctggtggggagcatcatggaattggcgatgaagaagggttggtgatgatgaagaacgaagatccccctctccggagccccaaacggactccagatctggcctccggATGAAGAACAAGAGGCGAcagcggctccgtctcgtggatcatgataattctttctccctgatttttttagAAATATGGAATTTTATAGCGTCAGTTTCAGGGTCTGTGGGGCCACCAGGtagggacaacccacctgggcgcgcatGGGGGGAGgcacgccctagtgggttgtgcccacccaggtgcccctctcagGTAGCTCTTGActccagaaattctctttattgatataaaaattcctcgcaaagtttcgttccattccgagaacttttatttctacacaaaaacaacaccatgataattctgctgaaaatagcgtcagtccggggttagtttcattcaaatcatgcaaattagagtccaaaacaagaggaaaagcgttaggaaaagtagatactttggagacgtatcaactcccccaagctcaAACTTTTGCttatcctcaagcaattcagttgataaactaaaagtgaaaaagaaaaacttttatgaacttttttgctcttgtttgcataaataagcttaaacagcacccaggttttcaaccactattataactaaccatgccgacaataactcttaaaaattatattaactcataccaataacataatcagctagcgagcaataataaaatatctcaaacaacaacacgttatcaaaacaaccatgatataatatgacaatagtggtatctcgctagcgcttttcgagaccgcaaaacataaatgcagaccACCTCCGAAGTTGAAGCATCGACTAAACAAtttaattcatggtagaaaagattcagtcatgatgcacccaacattagctatacacaatgcatcagcatgacagcagtgctctcagGTTCTGACACTTATtctagaaggtgatgacacaacataaaagtaaatagatagtcccttcgcagagggaagcagtgatttgcaaaggtgctagagctcaagtttttaaaacaaatgtaaatgatattttgagacatgcacccttcttttttacttcacgaccatcagttatcaatatcttccatgctaagcatgctagtggcggttcccaagcgataaaagtagaAGTTTAATCCtcctccaccaacaatcacactTCACGGCTTGTCTGAAACAATGGGTGCTGTCCATACCAACAACAGTCCCAAGGGATTTTGTTTAACTATTTGCATTTTGAGAtcgggactgggaatccctattaccgcccttttctcgtgcggTGGTGAGTGAATAAAAACTcaacctgagaataacccgcttagcatggaagatactgaccaCCTCCTGTCATTCGATGAACGATCTAGGCACACAAAAAGACCATTTATTTGAAgttttttagaggtggcacatgcaaatttacttaggatggcagggtaataccacatataggtaggtatggtggactcatctggaataacttgggttcaaggtttttgatgtacaatcagaattcccacttagtgcaggcgaaggctagcaattaggttgagaagcaaccaactagagagcaacaacggtcatgaccatgcattatgcataagtaacattggacactagcatgagtaggatatgaacataaatatcaatatatcatagaggctatgttggttttgattcaactacatgcatgctcatgtgccaagtcaagccactcgaacatttagaggaggataccatatcatcatagtatatcacaatcattttaacgcaatgttgatattCAAGATAAATAATTatccactcccagctacttatgcatgggatgagaaactataatctctaattgtcattgcaaacgtGTTTAATTGTAATGGGCTGAagcatggatactaggttaaacatatttataaaaacaaaacaagtcgagttcataccagtttctctctgccacgactagttcatcgaatatcgtcattattgcctttcacttgcacgaccgaacgatgtgaaaataataatagtgcaagagtgtcaTGTACGAAGCTgtaatctgcaaacattttattcaataggagaagacaaggtacaatgggctctttgttaggtattatgcatatgagagccactcagcattttcatcgtggtcttctcctcggtacgactgaaataaaaaggaaaagaaactcagaaaaacacactgaaatatttttagagtttttggttttcttgaacaagcaaataaaaggggaaagcaaaaacgagaaaaattATTCATACGGGAAAGCTCCccacaagcaaaagaagaacaagggaatatttttggttttatttttagtactacaagtaagcatgcatagaaagtaaactaactacaactatttttttggttgttctaaggtttttcaaacacacaagaagaaagcaagaaaataaaattaagtatggatgatacaatgaaaaagtggaGACACCGACAAATGGAACAAGTGGACATGAATATAAAGTCAGTGGAAACACGTACTCcctcaagcttaggcttttggcctaacttggtagtcgatcagAAGCCTAGATATTAGTCGGCGTGGTAGCTCACGGATCCTACTACTGAGGCTCCTCCTCCGCGGCAGCCTGGTTGTTCCGGTAGGCGATGATATCTGCAGGCATAATCATGTATCCGCCCCTGGCAATaggatcaaacaaagcaggagcaggcaaTGGAATAATATCACGAGTGTTAATTCTGAAGACCAGGTTATACAGAATAGGAATGTTAGGGTAATCTCGTGCAATAAAATGATGGTGATCGGTGACCACACGATCTATGTAGACCTTGGGTAGAGGATAATAATGAAGGCATATCTCAACATTAAAGCGTGCCGCCAAACAAGTAGCAAAGATACCACCATGTATTTTATCCTTGGACTTATTAATATGGAGGCGAcgtgccacaatagctcccaagctataagtgttgtcgccctctagTGCACGACATAAAACATCAAGGTCTCGTGAACTGAGTTCACCCACCTTCTCTCTAGCAAGCAAGCATCTTGCAATGAAAAGATCAAAATAATGAACAACTGGAAAATGCAAGCCATCGGCAGTGATAGCCGACACTTctctctcatctcccactgtcaaggtacgataaaaggcctcaaactctACCGGTCTAGGCTCTACCAAACCACCACCACCAGGAAGCAAGCATATTTCACAAAATTCAGGAAGAGGTATCTGATGGGGTTCAACATATAAATTGAATTGCACCtcaggaggattattcctaggaaggaaattaaaactttgaacaaAGGTGTTTGTGAGGAGATGATACTGCTCACATGCAGttgcgatgaagtcggtgaggccagcATTAGCATCATATTGTGTAAACTCTTGTAGGATTCCAGCCTCTTCCATGAACGGGATATGCGACCATTCGCACGACCGTACTTCCGCCAACCTCCGGTTATGGAGATCACTGTCAGACGACTCCCCAAtaactcccttggagttcttcttggaaccaaacttcctaaagatattcatgtttttcctatgaacaaaaattctgaattttttagtccacaaaattttctcaacaaaactttacaagattgatagcaactactcatagggatacatagaggccatagcaagcagtcaaactacttagaaatctaagaatttaacatgcaagctcatctactgcagcaccaagagtagctaattgttcaaaatataaaccactaaaacaaaaactaattggacaaatggaggagtcacataccaagcaacaatctcctgaaacagtttcagaaatggagcttcgagcaaagagatcgaaatccacgggtttgagagcaagaacattggagagagagcaatggtgaattttttctggaggtaggtgatgatgtggtgtaaagagataagtgaggggggacacgtggggaccacaacccactagggcgcgcctgggggtcctggcatgcccaggtggtttgtgcccacctggtgcacctccctctgatattatttgcaccataaattcttaaatatttgaaaaaaattcgtattaaattttcagggcattctgagaacttttattttgggtcattttttattgcacgggaaaatcagaaaacagacaaaacatgacattttattttatttaactagtaaaaacaaaaaataaaaggtagggacagaaagtagtgcttactaaattcatcaacttcacacctctcaaaaatgatccattaataaggttgatcaagtcttattaacaaccacttttgattagcatgaaaccgaagaactttcgtaaatcagtaagttacctcaacggggatatgaatgtccccaacaataagcatttcatatttctttttgacagctgttagaggtagttgaaaacttccaatagtgattgtcggagatttttcaataacattaataccattcacttggaattgtttcttcggaaagtgcaccgtatgctcattaccattgatatgaaaggtggccttgcttttattgcaatcaataacaacccctgcagtattcaagaagggtctaccaaggataatcgatatgttgtcgtcctcgggcatctcaagtacaacaaagtcagtcaaaatagtaacattagcaacaacaacgggcacatcctcacaaataccgataggtatggcagtagatttgtcagccatttgcaaagatattttagtaggtgtgagtttattcaaatcaagtcttttatataaagagaaaggcataacactaacaccagctcccaaatcacataaaaatgttttcacataattctttttgatagagcaaggtatagttggtattcccggatcttcaagttttttaggtactccatcctcaaaagtataattagcaagcatggtggagatttcaaCTTCCGATATTTTTCTTTTATTGGtaatgatgtctttcatatactttgcataaggggGCATTTTAAGGATaccagtcaagcgagtacgcagaAGGACTAGCCTcaacatttcagcaaagcgttcaaattcttcatcgtcgttctttttagttgacttaggtgtaaagggcataggtttttgaacccacgattctctttctttaccgtgttttctagcaacaaagtctcttttatcataccttttatttttagttggtgggttatcaagatcaactggaggttctatctcaacatcattgtttGGTTCTTCATTATTTGGTTGACtatcttcatgaacctcatcattatatttttcattatcagaaggtgagtgttcactaccaggttgagtttcagcatcagaaatagaaacatCTTTGTAATTATCaagaggtttttctatttcaggttcactagaagcatgcaaagttctaatcatttttctttttcttcttcttctttttaagAGGACTAGGTGCAGTGGTGTTGTTCCTTTGTGAATCCtattcaattctttttgggtgtccctcatgataaagtggttcctgagtcatcttacctcctctagttgcaactctaatagcaaagtcatgtatattgttattcatttcatctagcaactctctttgagatctagcaacttgttctaactgggCTTGAACCATAGAAGgatgctttccaacacctctaacatcatttgagattctaaataacaagtcactcaagcgagcaatcatatcagaattgtatttcaattgtttcataacatttgcattgaagtgatcttgttttctaatgtagttttcaaactcataaaggcattggctagggtgcatattgtgaggattgtcattatcattgaacttcattggagaatttacctctaccaccttaggcagtggtggtgtattaagcccatgtatttcttcaataggaggtaaaattttgacatcctcaactttaatacctttttccttcatagatttatttgacttttgcatatcttcaggactgagatataatatacccctcttcttcggagcgGGTTTAAGCGGTGATTCAGGAAGaatccaatcatcataattttttagtatgttattcaataattcttcagcttgcccaacagttcgttccctgaaaacacaactagcacaactatctaggaaatccctagaagcatcggttagtccattatagaagatatcaagtatttcattttttcttaagaggatgatcaaaTAAAGCATTGATTaattggcaaagcctcccacaaccTTGTGGGGGattctcttctttaatttgcacaaagttaaatatttcctgcaaggcagcttgtttcttatgagcagggaaatatttttcagagaagtaataaatcatatcctggggactacacacacaaccaggagcaagagtattgtaccaagccttagcatcaccctttaatgagaatggaaataatttgagaatatagtaatatcgagttttctcatcatgagtaaaaatggtggctatgtcattcaacttagtaagatgtgccacaatagtttcagtttcataaccatggaaaggattaGATTCAGCCAGAGTAATTAACTCTAggtcaacagagaattcataatccttatcatcaataaagataggtgaagtagcaaacttaggatcatattgcattctagcattcagagatttttctttgtacttgcataataatttctccagatcatctctatccttacaagcaagaatgtCTCTAGTTGTCTCTTCATTCATAACATagccttccggtaccttaggcaattcatatctaggagggctagttctagtaggtgtttcaagattttcagtttcaagctcatcatcagactcaacaacatcatgttgtcttactctagcaatttgttcatcaagaaaatcactaagtggcacatcattatcatcaagcttggtactagcatcatcataagtatcattcatagcagaagtagcatcatcaataacttgcgacatattaGGATGGATAACATgcggtggtgttgcaagtttacttataacagaatgtgaatctaaagcagatctggatggcagttccttacctcccctcgtcttagagggataaatcttagtcttagcatccttcagattcttcatagtgataaattgataatagtctcaagtgactcaacaaatatagctatgctccctggcaacggcgccagcaaaaggtcttgataacccacaagtataagggattgcaacagttttcgagggtagaatattcaa belongs to Triticum urartu cultivar G1812 chromosome 7, Tu2.1, whole genome shotgun sequence and includes:
- the LOC125518720 gene encoding uncharacterized protein LOC125518720; the encoded protein is MEEAGILQEFTQYDANAGLTDFIATAYPSPTPQRPHDTREEEEEEEGEPLDISIRDYLLGTSEPPVIRWEEFDIDDPEYTSEDDEHALVTDDEETNCPGKNFPRKEARRVDAAWMEAYTKGNIEYQRMCNEILASGDENALLPACPLKVFPEASGLCIRRDHCHHREYKTHVTSSTKSTLGYRDPGKMIQIFGLKVTCSEPYPASVYGVVAIRDDLEPLRNPVFNRPCRDDALVIDQDSLALPLCSPCRGMYIWEKALLEVDLWEKCEGDGSSDKRLLLAYAEIEGQYDLDLMIDGQITGDRCSLVMDYLLLAGSVEVVIQVFAKVEHPHHLRFAAYIGGFAREIVLFDGEFSGDEKLLQHVVAVKAKGKLDVCLELEESLFWWTFEQGAVGAVRSPDDSVLKYGQFDVRVLFAPKDFTVVG